The sequence GTGTCCTATGATAAAAGTGACGAAAAGAAATAGTGGTAATAATTATATCACACTACCTAACAGTTATCATTTAAAGACTATATTTTTCATTTAATACAGATTCAAATAAATCTCCAAATTGTTTCACTCTATCTACCACAGAGAATAGATCATAAGTTTTAGAAGTGGCTACATTTTTTTCTAATTCATCCCAAGTAACAGGAGCTGATACAAAAGCTCCTGAATTAGCCCTAGGGCCATATATAGTAGAAATAGTTTTCCCTTTAACATTTTGTAGGTAGTCTAAATACACTTTTTTTGAGTCACGTTTTCGTACACTCCGCTCTATAGTAGCTATTTTAAAGTTTTCTCTAACGATTTCTTCAGAAATGCTTTTAGCATATTCTCTAACTTGGCTGTAGGTATATTTAGGTTGTAATGGTACAAAAATCTGCAAGCCACTTGATCCTGTTAGTTTTAAATAGCCCTTTTGAGAATATTGTTCTATTAGCTTTTTAAATTCAAAGGCAAGTCGTTTTACTTTTGAAAATTCTGCGTCTGGCATCGGATCTAGATCAAACACAACGTAATCTGGTTTTTCTAAATTATTAATACGTGAAAGCCACGGGTGAAGTTCGATGGCT comes from Natranaerobius trueperi and encodes:
- the ligD gene encoding non-homologous end-joining DNA ligase, translated to MTKKSEVLNIQGKEVYLTNLTKIIWPQKKLTKFHLIKYLLDIYPYISPHLKDRPLVMTRYPDGINNKGFYQKDISKIGNLPDWLTTVDLSSGDETIRYVIVDHPATLVWLGNLAAIELHPWLSRINNLEKPDYVVFDLDPMPDAEFSKVKRLAFEFKKLIEQYSQKGYLKLTGSSGLQIFVPLQPKYTYSQVREYAKSISEEIVRENFKIATIERSVRKRDSKKVYLDYLQNVKGKTISTIYGPRANSGAFVSAPVTWDELEKNVATSKTYDLFSVVDRVKQFGDLFESVLNEKYSL